A region of Ictalurus furcatus strain D&B chromosome 1, Billie_1.0, whole genome shotgun sequence DNA encodes the following proteins:
- the trim108 gene encoding tripartite motif containing 108: MASQLSLQIKCSMCLSDFTDPVMLPCEHSFCHQCIIGHLNGNKGQSCCPECRRPYTERDLRASRLLRNMTGAVRQHLTTQQAQTDTSPTQAPQALSDMLVCADHDEKLKLFCETDQKLLCVVCRDGEKHRGHQFKPVTEAAQITKGTLKGALGFLIKENGQLNDMTQKQATEVTMTQMRSNDLSAQISAQFEEMHRFLKKKEEEIKKQLETNTNKAVTAMCKNNSTISETLMDGKELECIFQSALDINRPDLFLQWWNEKGFPVTERMKIKNNMNPDIKYESRIKGLNVILHSFFFGPYETHLQFFVWKAMLGAVKPVPGIFSITETGDSYLKVSPGKSSVRQADRQSSIYKDYNPGVVSEQSFQSGQHYWEIEVGNKLDWSIGVKTEVEKQSKTQSIKTKDSKDVYLHLINGKGYTVSYNGKEVPIEVKRKPRKIGLYLDCDRKQVSFYDADIMTQIFVTSYKSDLPCSISLFPGVYLDGENNDPITVCSYGSNSARTP; the protein is encoded by the exons ATGGCTTCACAGCTGTCTTTGCAGATCAAGTGCTCGATGTGTTTGAGTGATTTCACCGATCCAGTGATGCTGCCGTGCGAGCACTCTTTCTGTCACCAGTGCATCATCGGCCACTTGAACGGGAACAAAGGCCAGAGCTGCTGCCCTGAGTGTCGCAGGCCTTACACTGAGAGAGATCTGCGTGCCAGCCGACTTCTGAGAAACATGACGGGTGCCGTGAGACAGCATCTTACAACACAACAAGCCCAGACAGACACCTCACCCACACAAGCACCACAAGCCCTGAGTGACATGCTGGTGTGCGCCGATCACGACGAGAAGCTGAAGCTCTTCTGCGAAACAGACCAGAAACTCCTGTGTGTAGTGTGCCGAGACGGAGAGAAGCACCGAGGCCACCAATTTAAACCTGTAACGGAGGCTGCTCAGATAACTAAG GGGACACTAAAGGGTGCTTTGGGCTTCCTCATCAAAGAGAACGGGCAGCTGAATGACATGACCCAGAAACAGGCAACTGAGGTCACTATGACCCAG ATGAGGTCCAACGATCTATCAGCCCAGATATCTGCCCAGTTCGAGGAGATGCACCGCTTCCTaaagaagaaagaggaggaaataaaaaagcagTTGGAGACTAACACAAACAAGGCTGTCACAGCCATGTGCAAAAACAACTCCACCATCAGCGAAACACTGATGGATGGAAAAGAGTTAGAGTGTATTTTTCAATCCGCATTGGATATTAATCGACCTGACTTATTTTTACAG tggtggaatgaaaaaggatttcctgtaacagaaagaatgaagataaaaaacaacatgaatcCAGATATcaa GTATGAGTCACGGATAAAAGGTCTTAATGTCATTCTACACTCCTTCTTCTTTGGCCCTTATGAGACTCACCTCCAGTTCTTTGTATGGAAAGCCATGTTGGGAGCTGTCAAGCCAG TTCCAGGGATTTTCAGCAtaactgaaactggagactcttACCTGAAGGTGTCACCAGGAAAATCAAGTGTacggcaggcagacagacaatcCAGTATTTACAAGGACTACAATCCAGGTGTCGTCTCTGAACAGTCCTTCCAGTCTGGCCAGCACTACTGGGAGATAGAAGTTGGGAACAAGTTAGACTGGAGTATAGGGGTTAAGACAGAGGTGGAAAAGCAATCCAAAACGCAATCAATAAAAACGAAAGATTCAAAAGATGTATATCTCCACCTTATAAATGGCAAAGGATATACCGTCAGCTACAATGGCAAAGAAGTTCCCATCGAGGTCAAGCGAAAGCCCAGAAAAATAGGGCTCTATCTGGACTGTGACAGAAAACAGGTCTCCTTCTACGATGCTGACATCATGACTCAGATTTTTGTAACCAGCTACAAATCTGACCTGCCCTGTTCTATTAGTCTTTTCCCAGGAGTTTACCTGGATGGAGAAAACAACGACCCAATCACAGTATGTTCATATGGGTCTAATTCTGCCCGCACGCCATGA
- the cldc1 gene encoding CD209 antigen-like protein E, giving the protein MEENYSSLQEFTEDTHTASGNNPILHTSHNGQAGFVKRAECLRRRMVIFLIITLLISFCGNIALTVFLVKRKPSSPPSMVTTESPLSEASIQSLKLSSLQERFSRLCSDYTTLGKTCSAEVKQCMPCPDGWRHVEEKCYFFSDDKLDWIRSKESCASMDSQLTILHTHEQHLVLEKIARSLSGYDYYFWIGLSDIEDEGVWKWVDNTLVNTTYWNEWDGEPNNHQSGGLHGEDCAVLNSHSKSWFDVPCDHIYKHICEMDAITVN; this is encoded by the exons ATGGAGGAGAACTACAGCAGCCTACAGGAGTTCACAGAGGATACCCACACAGCCAGTGGAAACAACCCAATACTCCACACATCACACAACGGACAAG CTGGTTTTGTTAAAAGAGCGGAGTGTTTGAGGAGACGGATGGTGATTTTCCTGATCATCACACTGCTCATTTCGTTTTGTGGTAACATAGCACTGACTGTTTTCT tgGTTAAAAGGAAACCCAGCAGCCCCCCCAGCATGGTGACCACAGAAAGTCCTCTCTCTGAAGCAAGCATTCAGTCTCTGAAACTGTCGTCCCTGCAGGAGCGCTTCTCCCGCCTCTGCTCTGATTACACCACTCTTGGAAAGACCTGTTCAGCAGAGG TGAAGCAGTGCATGCCGTGTCCTGATGGCTGGAGACATGTAGAGGAGAAGTGCTACTTCTTCAGCGATGACAAACTAGACTGGATCAGGAGCAAGGAGAGCTGTGCATCTATGGACAGCCAACTAACAATACTTCACACGCATGAGCAACAT CTTGTTCTGGAGAAAATAGCCCGCAGTTTGAGTGGGTATGACTACTATTTCTGGATCGGCCTGTCAGATATTGAAGATGAAGGCGTGTGGAAATGGGTGGACAACACACTAGTCAATACAAC GTACTGGAACGAATGGGACGGAGAGCCTAATAATCACCAGTCCGGAGGGCTTCATGGCGAGGATTGTGCCGTGCTGAATTCTCACTCTAAATCCTGGTTTGACGTGCCTTGTGACCACATCTACAAACACATCTGTGAGATGGATGCCATCACTGTAAACTGA